A region from the Thermodesulfovibrionales bacterium genome encodes:
- the coaBC gene encoding bifunctional phosphopantothenoylcysteine decarboxylase/phosphopantothenate--cysteine ligase CoaBC — protein sequence MGKRVVPTNKKILLGVTGSIAVYKSVELARRLVEEGASVHVIMTDASRHFVAPLTFEVVSREKVSSDLYADPLSHITLTADADLMVVAPATANAIGKFAHGIADDLLSTCMLSFKGTVIIAPAMNWRMYENPVVQNNLRSLASHGVIQVGPDKGSLACGDDAVGRMSDIQEIVEALKSALTRKDLLGRRILVTAGPTREYLDPVRFLSNRSSGKMGFAVARAALRRGAKVTVVKGPTELKPPPQAEVISVETALEMREAVLRNLECDALIMTAAVADFAPAVKREKKIEKSDVLSLDLMKNPDILSEVGRRNKRPLLVGFSAEAGPDLERARRKRAEKGVDLMVFNDISSPGAGFDTDTNEITIIEKDGTTAFPLMPKDEVAGKILDRVAHLLLDFS from the coding sequence TTGGGGAAGAGAGTGGTGCCGACGAATAAGAAGATCCTTTTGGGGGTCACCGGAAGTATTGCCGTTTATAAGTCTGTCGAATTAGCCAGAAGACTCGTCGAAGAAGGGGCATCTGTTCATGTGATCATGACTGATGCCTCTCGGCATTTTGTCGCCCCCCTCACTTTCGAAGTCGTGTCCCGGGAGAAAGTCAGCTCAGACCTGTATGCCGATCCCCTGTCTCACATCACACTCACTGCCGATGCTGATCTCATGGTGGTAGCGCCTGCAACGGCAAATGCCATAGGGAAATTCGCCCATGGCATCGCTGATGATCTCCTGAGCACCTGTATGCTCTCCTTCAAGGGCACCGTGATCATTGCGCCTGCAATGAACTGGAGGATGTATGAAAACCCCGTTGTTCAGAACAACCTCAGGTCTCTTGCATCCCATGGCGTCATACAGGTCGGCCCCGACAAGGGGAGCCTTGCCTGTGGCGATGATGCGGTGGGAAGGATGTCGGATATTCAGGAGATCGTCGAGGCGCTGAAGTCCGCCCTGACCAGGAAAGATCTCCTAGGCCGGAGAATACTCGTCACGGCAGGTCCGACGCGGGAGTACCTGGACCCGGTAAGGTTTCTGTCGAACCGGTCCTCGGGCAAGATGGGTTTTGCGGTGGCGAGGGCAGCACTGAGGAGAGGAGCAAAGGTGACGGTGGTCAAGGGTCCCACGGAGTTGAAGCCTCCCCCACAGGCTGAGGTCATTTCTGTCGAGACCGCTTTGGAGATGAGAGAGGCCGTTCTCAGGAATCTCGAATGCGATGCCCTCATCATGACTGCTGCTGTGGCAGATTTTGCTCCTGCTGTGAAGAGAGAAAAGAAGATCGAAAAGAGCGACGTCCTCAGCCTCGACCTGATGAAGAACCCTGATATCCTTTCGGAGGTCGGCAGGAGGAACAAGAGGCCCCTCCTCGTCGGTTTTTCTGCAGAGGCAGGTCCGGACCTGGAGCGCGCACGAAGGAAACGAGCCGAGAAGGGCGTGGATCTTATGGTATTCAATGACATCTCCTCTCCCGGCGCAGGATTTGACACGGACACAAACGAAATCACGATCATAGAGAAGGACGGAACGACGGCCTTTCCCCTCATGCCAAAGGACGAAGTTGCCGGGAAGATCCTCGATAGAGTCGCGCATTTACTCCTTGACTTTTCGTGA
- a CDS encoding tetratricopeptide repeat protein: MALEEIEKLRLRVEKDQSSRLFLPLAEEYRKAGMPDEAIAVLSKGLERHPGYTSARVAIGRLYLEKNMFEEAKAEFEKVISVAPDNLFAHRKLADIYRDLGDKEKAAAQYRTLLSLNPLDDDARSCLDAVEAGVAEEHAVSLSPEAATIEETALEEEVTAGSGEDEFQEVFAGEEVPDIEVTELEEPQVLEEDFEEFSKSLSREFEIEEARVKGAEVFSEEAILSPAHQAFEDIAEVREPEKQSEDAVFAIGMSTADSLVSSKNYSKALEAYRGMLARYPGNTQLLQRVAELKAFLKLIGRGEEVVISKLEALREGIHGRFSGSH, encoded by the coding sequence ATGGCCTTAGAAGAGATAGAGAAACTGCGGCTCAGGGTAGAAAAGGACCAAAGCTCACGGCTCTTTCTCCCGCTTGCTGAAGAATACCGGAAGGCGGGTATGCCTGATGAGGCGATCGCTGTTCTTTCGAAAGGCCTCGAACGCCATCCCGGGTATACTAGTGCGAGGGTTGCCATCGGCAGGCTCTACCTTGAGAAGAATATGTTTGAGGAGGCGAAGGCCGAATTCGAAAAGGTCATAAGCGTTGCTCCTGATAACCTCTTTGCACACAGGAAACTCGCCGACATATACCGGGACCTTGGCGACAAGGAAAAGGCTGCAGCCCAGTATAGGACACTTCTCTCATTGAATCCCCTTGACGATGACGCAAGGTCATGCCTCGATGCTGTTGAGGCCGGAGTCGCAGAAGAACATGCAGTTTCGCTCTCTCCCGAGGCCGCGACGATCGAGGAGACAGCCCTTGAAGAGGAAGTTACGGCAGGGAGCGGGGAAGACGAATTCCAAGAGGTTTTTGCGGGCGAGGAGGTCCCCGATATCGAAGTGACGGAACTGGAGGAGCCACAAGTTCTCGAAGAGGACTTTGAAGAATTCAGCAAGTCTCTTTCCCGGGAATTCGAGATCGAAGAAGCTCGGGTCAAAGGCGCCGAAGTCTTTTCAGAGGAGGCAATCCTTTCTCCGGCCCATCAGGCCTTTGAGGATATCGCTGAAGTTCGGGAACCTGAAAAGCAAAGCGAGGACGCTGTCTTTGCGATCGGCATGTCAACTGCCGATTCCCTTGTCTCATCGAAGAATTATTCCAAGGCCTTGGAGGCATACCGGGGAATGCTGGCTCGCTATCCCGGCAATACGCAACTTCTCCAGCGGGTTGCTGAACTGAAGGCATTCTTGAAGCTGATCGGCAGGGGAGAAGAGGTCGTCATTTCGAAGTTAGAGGCGCTTCGTGAAGGAATCCATGGAAGGTTCAGCGGAAGCCACTGA
- the aroQ gene encoding type II 3-dehydroquinate dehydratase, whose amino-acid sequence MKVLVIHGPNLNLLGKREPEVYGTLTLSDIDTRIRSKASELGIDLFLLQSNSEAEIVGAIQNDIYDVLIINPAAFTHTSIAIRDAIAAVGKPAIEVHLSNIHRREEFRRTSFVAGVSLGQISGFGADSYILALIAAKNIISQG is encoded by the coding sequence ATGAAGGTTCTCGTCATTCATGGTCCGAACCTCAATCTCCTCGGAAAAAGAGAGCCTGAGGTTTATGGGACCCTCACCCTTTCCGACATCGATACCAGGATACGTTCGAAGGCATCTGAACTGGGGATCGATCTCTTCCTGCTCCAGTCCAACAGCGAGGCTGAAATCGTCGGAGCGATACAGAATGACATTTACGACGTCCTCATCATTAACCCAGCAGCCTTTACCCATACGAGCATTGCGATCCGGGACGCCATCGCCGCTGTCGGCAAGCCTGCCATAGAAGTCCATCTTTCGAACATCCACAGGAGGGAGGAGTTCAGAAGGACGTCCTTCGTTGCAGGGGTATCGCTGGGACAGATCAGCGGTTTCGGTGCAGACAGTTACATTCTCGCACTCATCGCCGCAAAGAATATCATCTCTCAGGGGTAG
- a CDS encoding Xaa-Pro peptidase family protein, whose product MRESMTRRGVDGLLITNLVNVRYLSGFQGSSGFIFIAKRRNIFVTDFRYAEEVETEFSDQRSRGGPGGKGTDWEIVIERGNRLSVITKLARDLGVRSLGFESSASYDFYASLLKSGFNRIKPLKGLVEGQRAVKDEEEITLIREAVRRAESAFTDVKPFIRLGRSERAIACMLEERLKKRGCNHIPFDIIVASGSNGAMPHAKTTEKRLSPGDLVVIDWGGEADGYFSDITRTVIMRGPDLAKKREIYGAVLTASRKAIASVRTGVEGNEVDSVARECIRDAGYGRYFGHGTGHGVGLEVHELPRITWTRRDILSANAVFTIEPGIYLPGVGGVRIEDMVVARGKGAEVLTALPRRLEIL is encoded by the coding sequence CTGAGGGAATCCATGACGAGAAGGGGGGTGGACGGGCTCCTCATAACGAACCTCGTCAACGTACGATATCTCTCCGGCTTTCAGGGAAGCTCCGGTTTTATCTTCATAGCAAAGAGGAGGAATATCTTTGTAACAGACTTCAGATACGCGGAAGAAGTCGAGACGGAGTTCAGCGACCAACGCAGCAGGGGAGGACCGGGGGGGAAAGGGACTGACTGGGAGATCGTCATCGAAAGGGGAAACAGGCTCAGCGTTATCACAAAACTCGCCAGGGACCTCGGTGTCCGTTCCCTCGGCTTCGAATCTTCCGCATCCTATGATTTCTATGCGAGCCTCCTGAAGAGCGGCTTCAATCGGATCAAACCGTTGAAAGGGCTTGTCGAGGGCCAACGGGCAGTTAAGGACGAAGAAGAGATAACGCTGATACGTGAGGCTGTGAGGCGTGCAGAGTCCGCATTCACTGATGTGAAGCCATTCATAAGGTTGGGCAGGAGCGAGCGAGCCATTGCCTGCATGCTGGAGGAACGGCTAAAAAAAAGAGGTTGCAATCATATCCCTTTTGATATAATAGTGGCGTCCGGGAGCAATGGGGCGATGCCTCATGCCAAGACTACAGAAAAGAGGCTCTCACCAGGAGACCTTGTTGTCATTGACTGGGGAGGGGAGGCGGACGGGTACTTTTCCGATATCACGAGGACGGTGATTATGCGGGGCCCGGATCTCGCAAAGAAGAGAGAGATTTACGGGGCTGTCCTGACGGCCAGCAGGAAGGCCATCGCTTCAGTAAGAACGGGCGTTGAGGGAAACGAAGTCGACAGCGTCGCCAGGGAATGTATCAGAGATGCCGGGTATGGCAGATACTTTGGCCACGGCACAGGCCATGGAGTCGGCCTCGAAGTTCATGAACTGCCGCGTATAACCTGGACAAGAAGGGACATCCTTTCGGCGAATGCGGTCTTTACGATCGAGCCGGGGATCTACTTGCCGGGCGTCGGCGGCGTGAGAATCGAGGACATGGTAGTCGCGAGGGGTAAAGGAGCTGAGGTGTTGACGGCGTTGCCAAGGAGACTGGAGATTCTCTAA
- the efp gene encoding elongation factor P — translation MISTAEFRKGGKIEYKGEPVEIIDFQHVKMGRGGAIVRTKMKSLRTGSVLEDTFRSGEKFETPQLEEKAMQYLYAEGDMHYFMDTETFEQIPLSTSQLGDIKKFLKENMTVKVLNYKGKPLTVELPTFVELMVSKTDPGYKGDTASGGSKPATLETGAVVKVPFHINEGDVIRIDTRTSDYIERVK, via the coding sequence GTGATATCAACAGCCGAATTCCGGAAAGGTGGAAAGATAGAATACAAGGGGGAACCCGTCGAGATTATCGACTTCCAACATGTCAAGATGGGAAGAGGCGGAGCGATCGTCAGGACAAAGATGAAGAGCCTGAGGACCGGAAGTGTGCTCGAGGACACCTTCAGGTCAGGAGAAAAGTTCGAGACGCCCCAACTTGAGGAAAAGGCGATGCAGTACCTATACGCCGAAGGTGATATGCATTATTTCATGGATACCGAGACCTTTGAGCAGATACCGCTCTCGACGTCCCAGCTCGGTGACATCAAGAAATTCCTGAAGGAGAACATGACCGTCAAGGTCCTGAACTACAAGGGAAAACCACTCACCGTGGAACTGCCTACCTTTGTCGAACTCATGGTCTCGAAGACCGACCCGGGTTATAAGGGCGACACTGCTTCAGGGGGGAGCAAGCCTGCAACCCTTGAGACAGGCGCTGTCGTGAAGGTCCCTTTCCACATTAATGAGGGGGATGTTATAAGGATCGACACACGAACATCGGATTACATCGAGAGGGTCAAGTAA
- the accB gene encoding acetyl-CoA carboxylase biotin carboxyl carrier protein, with translation MELEDLRELISLLKDTDITELQIEKDGTKVKIRRQTLLSPIEVQTKIPVSPEKAMEETGEEMQRLMTITSPIVGTFYRSPSPEAPPFVENGARVKKGEVLCIIEAMKLMNEIESEVEGIVMRNLVENGQPVEYGEPLFLIEPA, from the coding sequence ATGGAGCTTGAAGACCTGAGAGAGCTTATATCCCTTCTGAAAGATACGGACATAACCGAACTCCAGATCGAGAAAGACGGGACGAAGGTGAAGATAAGGAGACAGACGCTTCTTTCCCCCATTGAAGTGCAGACAAAAATCCCCGTCTCTCCCGAGAAGGCCATGGAAGAGACCGGAGAGGAGATGCAGCGGCTCATGACCATCACCTCTCCCATCGTAGGGACCTTCTACCGGTCACCGTCTCCTGAGGCGCCTCCCTTTGTCGAAAACGGCGCGAGGGTGAAAAAGGGAGAGGTTCTCTGCATCATTGAGGCGATGAAGCTTATGAACGAGATCGAGAGTGAGGTTGAGGGCATCGTCATGAGGAATCTTGTGGAGAACGGTCAGCCTGTAGAATACGGAGAGCCTCTCTTTCTCATCGAGCCTGCTTAA
- the accC gene encoding acetyl-CoA carboxylase biotin carboxylase subunit — MKSFKKILIANRGEIAVRIIRACRELGIKTVAIYSDIEKDSMHVRLADEAVCIGPAVSAQSYLNIPGILSAAEITDSEAIHPGYGFLAENPHFAEACATSGITFIGPSSENMRLGGDKAKARQIMKRKGIPVVPGSDGPVTSEEMLLKTAKKTGFPVILKASAGGGGKGMRIVHEEGTLEQAFHLAQREALAAFGNSELYIEKYIPVMRHIEVQIMADSKGNIIHLGERDCSVQRRHQKLIEEAPSPFATEKFRKKIGELAVKAARAMKYRNVGTIEFIVEPDGSIYFMEINTRVQVEHPVTEAVTGIDIIKEQIKLATGLPLEYKQGSIKPSGHSIECRINAEDPERFIPSPGKITFFYQPSGPGVRVDTAAYSGWVVPSQYDSLIAKLIVHGRTRQEAIMKMKSALDGFLIEGIKTTIPFHRKVLNHQDFVSGDITTGFIEKMGNGGAGNNKGQATSE; from the coding sequence ATGAAATCATTCAAGAAGATCCTCATCGCGAACAGGGGTGAGATCGCCGTAAGGATCATAAGGGCCTGCAGGGAGCTCGGCATAAAGACCGTCGCCATTTACTCGGACATCGAGAAAGATTCCATGCACGTCAGGCTTGCTGACGAGGCCGTATGCATCGGGCCTGCCGTATCAGCCCAGAGTTATCTCAATATCCCGGGGATTCTCAGCGCCGCTGAGATAACCGACTCTGAAGCGATACATCCAGGTTACGGTTTCCTCGCTGAGAACCCTCATTTTGCCGAGGCCTGCGCCACCTCAGGAATAACATTCATCGGGCCCTCTTCCGAAAACATGAGGCTCGGCGGAGACAAGGCCAAGGCGAGGCAGATCATGAAGCGAAAGGGGATTCCCGTCGTTCCCGGTAGCGACGGTCCCGTTACTTCAGAGGAGATGCTCCTGAAGACCGCGAAGAAGACAGGGTTCCCCGTTATCCTCAAGGCCTCTGCAGGAGGGGGCGGCAAAGGGATGAGGATCGTTCATGAGGAGGGGACCCTTGAACAGGCCTTCCACCTCGCCCAGAGGGAAGCCCTTGCGGCCTTCGGGAACAGCGAGCTCTATATCGAGAAGTATATTCCCGTCATGAGGCACATCGAAGTCCAGATCATGGCAGACAGCAAAGGGAACATCATCCATCTCGGCGAGCGCGACTGTTCGGTCCAGAGGAGACATCAGAAGCTCATCGAAGAAGCCCCTTCTCCCTTTGCGACAGAGAAGTTTAGAAAGAAGATCGGCGAACTGGCAGTCAAAGCTGCACGCGCCATGAAGTACAGGAATGTCGGCACAATAGAGTTCATTGTGGAGCCTGACGGAAGCATCTACTTTATGGAGATCAATACGAGGGTGCAGGTTGAGCATCCCGTGACCGAGGCTGTTACCGGTATCGACATTATCAAGGAACAGATAAAGCTGGCAACCGGACTCCCCCTGGAGTATAAGCAGGGCAGCATAAAGCCCTCGGGCCATTCCATCGAATGCAGGATAAACGCGGAAGACCCCGAAAGGTTTATTCCTTCTCCCGGCAAGATAACCTTTTTCTATCAGCCCAGCGGTCCCGGCGTGAGGGTTGACACTGCTGCCTACAGCGGCTGGGTCGTCCCCTCGCAGTACGATTCCCTTATTGCAAAACTCATTGTCCACGGCAGGACGAGACAGGAGGCGATTATGAAGATGAAGAGCGCCCTCGACGGGTTCCTCATCGAAGGGATAAAGACGACCATCCCCTTTCACAGGAAGGTACTGAACCATCAGGACTTTGTCAGCGGAGACATTACGACGGGATTCATAGAGAAGATGGGTAATGGAGGCGCGGGGAACAACAAGGGGCAGGCTACGTCTGAATGA